The Myxococcaceae bacterium genome includes a region encoding these proteins:
- a CDS encoding TIGR00153 family protein, which produces MLWNLLAKNPFRILQDLMQEALRCTQKTEALFEALKQGDQDLVEEIAKEISQIEHHCDRIKQELRSHISKSIFLPVDRRDLLHVLSNMDAIPDICEDLGVLLTLRRMEVPQALEAPLSNLLSSSFFVVRRSSEVISALDRLLETGFTGPDALEINKKIDDIDHLEHLADKAQDQFGKSLFLIEDDLKPAALLMWNKIANKIGDLANSAERMSSHVRLMISSS; this is translated from the coding sequence ATGCTTTGGAATTTACTCGCTAAAAACCCTTTTCGCATTTTGCAAGACTTGATGCAAGAAGCCCTGCGTTGCACTCAAAAAACGGAGGCACTCTTTGAAGCTTTGAAGCAAGGCGATCAGGATTTGGTTGAAGAGATCGCAAAAGAAATCAGCCAAATCGAACATCATTGCGATCGAATCAAGCAGGAATTGCGATCCCATATTTCCAAAAGTATTTTTTTACCCGTCGATCGGCGCGATTTGCTGCATGTATTATCCAATATGGATGCCATACCAGACATCTGCGAAGACCTAGGCGTTTTACTCACTTTACGCCGAATGGAAGTCCCTCAAGCGCTTGAGGCTCCGCTCTCCAACTTATTATCGAGTTCTTTCTTCGTCGTGCGTCGATCCAGCGAAGTCATCTCCGCTTTGGATCGTTTGCTCGAAACTGGATTCACAGGCCCTGATGCTCTGGAAATTAACAAAAAAATTGACGATATCGATCACCTAGAACACCTTGCAGATAAAGCACAAGACCAGTTTGGCAAATCGCTTTTTTTGATTGAAGACGATTTAAAACCAGCAGCACTCTTGATGTGGAACAAGATCGCCAACAAAATAGGCGATTTAGCCAATTCTGCCGAACGCATGTCCAGTCACGTTCGCTTAATGATCTCTTCAAGCTAA
- a CDS encoding inorganic phosphate transporter, translating into MDTTLLVLALALLVGFYMAWSIGASDVANAMGTSVGSHALTIKQAIAIAAIFEFLGAFLVGGHVTNTIKQGIVDPLSFVSDPLLFAWGMTAALFSTGIWLQFASAKGLPVSTTNSLVGAIIGFGLVSRGVDSVKWQMLGRISLSWIISPVLGGMIALITFFAIRKYILDSKDPLAITQKWAPWILCSVVLVLVSLFIPTKLLWMPLLASPLVAFAFSRAIRRVTHKAIDRNDTLARVEKVFAWIQVITACFMAFAHGSNDVSNAIGPVAAVIAIAFSHHIVITSQVPWWLLGMGGIGIVLGLATYGRKVIETIGHSITEITPTRGFAAEFGAAFTILVGSHFGLPLSTTQVLVGAVIGVGLARGISGLNLIVIRRILNSWIITMPATCAISMVLNGLIGLFI; encoded by the coding sequence ATGGATACTACTTTACTTGTTCTTGCTCTTGCTCTCTTGGTTGGTTTCTACATGGCTTGGTCAATCGGAGCGAGCGACGTAGCCAATGCCATGGGAACCAGCGTTGGCAGCCACGCGCTCACGATTAAGCAAGCCATTGCCATTGCTGCGATATTTGAATTTTTGGGTGCTTTTTTAGTAGGTGGCCACGTTACCAACACCATTAAGCAGGGTATTGTAGACCCGCTCTCTTTTGTTTCAGACCCGCTTTTGTTTGCCTGGGGAATGACCGCCGCTTTATTCTCTACCGGTATCTGGCTTCAATTCGCCAGCGCCAAAGGTCTCCCGGTTTCTACCACGAATAGCTTGGTGGGTGCCATTATTGGATTCGGATTGGTTTCCAGAGGGGTTGATTCGGTTAAATGGCAAATGCTGGGACGGATCAGTTTGAGCTGGATCATTTCGCCCGTTCTGGGCGGCATGATTGCGCTCATCACATTCTTTGCCATTCGAAAGTACATTCTCGATTCCAAGGATCCTTTGGCCATCACGCAAAAGTGGGCACCTTGGATTCTCTGTTCGGTTGTGCTGGTACTCGTGTCTCTTTTTATACCCACCAAGCTACTTTGGATGCCTTTGCTGGCTTCACCGCTGGTGGCGTTTGCATTCTCTCGAGCCATTCGTCGGGTGACTCACAAAGCCATCGATCGAAATGATACGCTTGCACGCGTTGAAAAGGTTTTTGCTTGGATTCAAGTAATTACAGCTTGTTTTATGGCTTTTGCCCATGGCAGCAACGATGTCTCCAATGCGATTGGACCTGTAGCGGCGGTGATTGCGATCGCTTTTAGCCACCACATCGTCATTACTTCTCAGGTTCCATGGTGGTTGCTGGGAATGGGCGGTATTGGAATTGTGTTAGGGCTTGCGACTTACGGTCGAAAGGTGATTGAAACCATCGGTCATAGTATTACCGAGATTACGCCAACTCGGGGGTTTGCGGCTGAATTTGGAGCCGCTTTTACGATTTTGGTCGGGAGTCACTTTGGGCTTCCGCTGAGCACCACACAAGTATTAGTCGGAGCGGTGATTGGAGTCGGGCTTGCAAGAGGCATTTCTGGACTTAATCTGATCGTGATTCGCCGAATTCTGAATTCGTGGATCATCACCATGCCAGCAACTTGTGCCATTTCCATGGTTCTAAACGGGTTGATCGGCCTCTTCATCTAG
- the rpoC gene encoding DNA-directed RNA polymerase subunit beta', with protein MKDIFNFFEKPKDPLSFNAIKIQLASPDKIRDWSYGEVKKPETINYRTFKPERDGLFCAKIFGPIKDYECLCGKYKRMKHRGVVCEKCGVEVIQSKVRRERLGHIVLATPVAHIWFLKSLPSRIGALLDMAQKDLEKVLYCESYIVVDPGATPMALGELLSEEQYQKALDEYGDDSFLVGMGAEAVRELLRQLERGMNGDGKGIEDLVKQLRIELGDSTSDAKRKKISKRLKVLESFKGSTNKPEWMLLEVIPVIPPDLRPLVPLEGGRFATSDLNDLYRRVINRNNRLKRLQELNAPEIIIRNEKRMLQEAVDALFDNGRRGKLITGPNKRPLKSLSDMLKGKYGRFRQNLLGKRVDYSGRSVIVVGPELRLHQCGLPKIIALELFKPFIYNKLEERGYVTTIKSAKRMVEQEKPEVWDVLEEVIKEHPVILNRAPTLHRLGMQAFEPVLIEGKAIQLHPLVCTAFNADFDGDQMAVHVPLSVEAQLEARVLMMSTNNILSPASGRPVIVPSQDIVLGCYYMTRMRPFSKGEGMKFSNPQEVRMAYDAKEVTIHTAIQVRIDGHLLDTTVGRVLMYEVIPEVVPFVAINKVMGKKELTDLIDRCYRLSGQKETVILADRLRTLGYTEATRSGISIAMHNMIIPEKKEEIVERCRKEVEEITDQYVEGLITDGERKNKVIDIWSKAAEEIATEMMEVVSTEELVSADGKEKKISPSFNPLYIMADSGARGSTQQLKQLAGMRGLMSKPSGEIIETPITANFREGLTVLQYFISTHGARKGLADTALKTANSGYLTRRLVDVAQDSIIIEYDCGTLDGIEITPLVEGNDIIEKIGDRVLGRVPLEEVTDPVSGDVLVQAGQEIDEALVAKIEEAGVSRVRIRSVLTCQTRRGVCVQCYGRDLARGHLVNVGEAIGVIAAQSIGEPGTQLTMRTFHIGGIASGSRQESSHSSRGEGKAVFDNLHVVKRRDGVFVAMNRQGSIKIVDDSGREREIYPAAYGSMIRVSDGQVVKPGTILVEWDPYSAAILTEASGVVHFGDLLEGVTLSEKTDETTGLSHKVVTEGRDTSTRPRITVKDQAGKVMSSIMTESSEARYLLPVGAVLMVADSDRVEPGDIIAKLSREAARTKDITGGLPRVVELFEARRPKDHAVISEITGTVSFGKDTKGKRKVLVTPEFGEVREYLIPKGKHIRVRENDFVRAGEPLMDGSVNPHDILKVLGEKALAKYMVEEIQEVYRLQGVRINDKHVEVIVRQMLRRVRIKEAGDTLFLGDEQVEKQVFEAENDKILTQGGQPAIAEPLLLGITKASLSTESFISGASFQETTKVLTEAAVGSKTDYLRGLKENVIMGRLIPAGTGLPNYRYLNMEVHDSGVIEEGGLMESVPVELLESA; from the coding sequence ATGAAAGACATTTTTAATTTTTTTGAAAAGCCAAAAGATCCTCTCAGCTTCAATGCGATTAAGATTCAGCTAGCGAGTCCAGATAAGATTCGCGACTGGTCTTACGGTGAAGTGAAAAAACCAGAGACGATCAATTATCGTACTTTTAAGCCTGAGAGAGATGGCCTTTTCTGCGCCAAAATCTTTGGACCGATAAAAGATTACGAATGTCTTTGCGGCAAATACAAACGCATGAAGCATCGCGGCGTTGTCTGCGAAAAATGCGGGGTTGAAGTGATTCAATCCAAAGTTCGTCGCGAGCGCTTAGGGCACATTGTCTTAGCAACTCCTGTCGCTCACATCTGGTTTTTAAAGAGCCTGCCGAGCCGAATTGGAGCTCTCTTAGATATGGCTCAAAAAGATCTGGAAAAGGTTCTTTATTGCGAGTCCTATATCGTAGTCGATCCCGGTGCTACCCCAATGGCTTTGGGGGAACTCCTCTCCGAAGAACAATATCAAAAAGCGCTCGATGAGTACGGAGATGATAGTTTCTTGGTCGGCATGGGCGCTGAAGCTGTTCGGGAATTGCTTCGACAACTAGAACGAGGCATGAACGGGGACGGCAAAGGTATTGAAGACCTTGTTAAGCAATTGCGTATTGAGTTGGGAGACTCGACTTCGGATGCTAAACGCAAGAAAATCTCTAAGCGCCTCAAAGTTTTGGAATCCTTCAAAGGTTCCACGAACAAGCCCGAGTGGATGTTGTTGGAAGTTATTCCAGTCATTCCGCCCGATTTAAGACCTCTGGTCCCTTTGGAGGGTGGGCGTTTTGCAACTTCTGACTTAAACGATCTCTATCGACGAGTCATTAATCGAAACAATCGATTGAAGCGCCTTCAAGAGTTGAACGCTCCTGAAATCATTATCCGCAACGAAAAGCGAATGCTTCAAGAAGCCGTCGATGCTTTGTTTGACAACGGTCGTCGTGGCAAGTTGATCACGGGTCCCAACAAGCGACCTTTGAAGAGCTTGAGCGACATGCTCAAAGGAAAATACGGTCGCTTTCGTCAGAACTTGCTGGGTAAGCGGGTAGATTATTCAGGCCGTTCCGTTATTGTAGTCGGTCCTGAGCTTCGCTTGCACCAGTGCGGTTTGCCCAAGATCATTGCGCTCGAACTTTTCAAGCCATTTATCTATAACAAGCTTGAAGAACGTGGTTACGTCACCACGATTAAATCTGCTAAGCGCATGGTAGAACAAGAGAAACCCGAAGTTTGGGATGTTTTAGAAGAAGTGATCAAAGAACATCCGGTTATTCTTAACCGCGCACCCACCTTACATCGATTGGGGATGCAAGCCTTCGAACCTGTTTTGATCGAAGGAAAAGCCATTCAGCTTCATCCTCTTGTCTGTACGGCCTTTAACGCGGACTTTGACGGTGACCAAATGGCGGTGCACGTACCGCTTTCTGTCGAAGCGCAATTAGAAGCGCGCGTCTTGATGATGAGCACGAATAACATCTTGTCTCCTGCTTCGGGTCGCCCGGTGATTGTTCCTTCGCAGGACATTGTGCTCGGATGTTACTACATGACGCGGATGAGACCTTTTTCCAAAGGCGAAGGCATGAAGTTCTCGAATCCTCAAGAAGTTCGAATGGCTTACGACGCCAAGGAAGTGACGATTCATACCGCCATTCAGGTCCGTATAGACGGTCATCTGTTGGATACGACCGTCGGTCGAGTCTTGATGTACGAAGTTATCCCCGAGGTTGTTCCTTTCGTAGCGATTAATAAAGTCATGGGTAAGAAAGAACTCACCGATTTGATCGATCGTTGCTATCGACTCTCTGGCCAAAAGGAAACGGTTATTTTAGCGGATCGTTTGAGAACGCTTGGATACACCGAAGCCACTCGGTCCGGTATTTCCATCGCCATGCACAACATGATCATTCCAGAGAAAAAAGAGGAAATCGTTGAGCGTTGCCGCAAGGAAGTTGAAGAAATCACAGACCAGTACGTAGAAGGTTTGATTACAGACGGAGAGCGTAAGAATAAAGTCATTGATATTTGGTCCAAGGCAGCCGAAGAAATTGCAACGGAAATGATGGAAGTTGTTTCAACGGAAGAACTTGTTTCAGCCGATGGCAAGGAAAAGAAAATTTCGCCTTCCTTCAATCCTTTGTACATTATGGCCGACTCTGGAGCGCGTGGTTCCACTCAGCAGCTTAAGCAGCTGGCGGGTATGCGTGGTTTGATGTCGAAGCCATCGGGCGAAATTATTGAAACTCCGATCACAGCCAACTTTAGAGAAGGGCTCACGGTACTTCAGTACTTCATTTCGACTCACGGTGCTCGTAAAGGATTAGCGGATACGGCCCTTAAAACGGCTAACTCGGGTTATCTGACTCGACGTTTGGTCGACGTTGCACAAGACTCGATTATCATTGAATACGATTGTGGAACTTTGGACGGCATTGAGATTACTCCGCTGGTCGAAGGCAATGACATCATCGAAAAGATTGGTGATCGCGTATTGGGTCGAGTTCCCCTTGAGGAAGTCACCGACCCGGTGAGCGGAGATGTTTTGGTTCAGGCAGGTCAAGAAATTGACGAAGCCTTGGTCGCCAAAATTGAAGAAGCCGGTGTTTCTCGAGTTCGCATTCGTTCGGTTTTGACTTGTCAAACTCGACGGGGTGTTTGCGTACAATGCTACGGACGTGATTTAGCCCGCGGCCATTTGGTCAATGTTGGTGAAGCGATTGGTGTGATTGCCGCGCAATCCATTGGCGAGCCAGGTACTCAGTTAACCATGAGAACCTTCCACATCGGGGGGATTGCTTCCGGGTCCCGTCAAGAGTCCAGCCACAGTTCCAGAGGCGAAGGAAAAGCTGTATTCGACAATTTGCACGTTGTTAAGCGTCGAGATGGTGTCTTTGTAGCGATGAATCGACAAGGCTCCATTAAGATTGTTGACGATTCCGGGCGCGAACGCGAAATCTATCCTGCTGCTTACGGATCGATGATTCGGGTATCCGATGGCCAGGTTGTGAAACCCGGAACGATTTTAGTAGAATGGGATCCGTATTCCGCTGCCATTCTCACGGAAGCAAGCGGGGTGGTTCATTTCGGAGATTTGCTCGAAGGGGTGACGCTCTCTGAGAAGACAGATGAAACAACCGGACTTTCGCATAAGGTTGTAACCGAAGGACGAGATACGAGCACCAGACCTCGAATTACGGTCAAAGACCAGGCTGGCAAAGTCATGAGTTCCATCATGACCGAATCCTCGGAAGCTCGCTACCTATTGCCTGTTGGCGCCGTTTTGATGGTTGCAGACAGCGATCGCGTCGAGCCGGGTGACATCATTGCGAAGTTAAGCCGTGAAGCCGCGCGAACCAAGGATATTACCGGTGGGTTGCCACGGGTTGTTGAACTCTTCGAAGCTCGTCGACCTAAAGATCACGCCGTGATCTCCGAAATCACCGGTACCGTTTCTTTTGGAAAAGACACCAAGGGCAAGCGAAAAGTATTGGTGACACCGGAATTTGGAGAAGTACGCGAGTATTTAATTCCCAAAGGAAAACACATTCGTGTTCGCGAAAACGATTTCGTTCGAGCGGGTGAACCTCTCATGGACGGCTCGGTTAACCCCCATGACATTCTCAAAGTGTTGGGGGAAAAAGCGCTGGCCAAATACATGGTAGAAGAGATCCAAGAAGTCTACCGTCTGCAAGGTGTTCGCATCAACGATAAGCATGTTGAAGTCATCGTACGTCAAATGCTGCGAAGAGTTCGAATTAAGGAAGCAGGCGATACTTTGTTCCTCGGCGACGAACAAGTTGAAAAGCAAGTCTTTGAAGCCGAGAACGACAAAATATTGACTCAAGGCGGTCAGCCTGCGATTGCAGAACCGCTTTTGTTGGGCATTACCAAAGCCTCGCTTTCAACAGAGTCCTTCATTTCAGGGGCCTCTTTCCAAGAAACGACTAAAGTTTTGACTGAAGCTGCCGTTGGGAGCAAAACAGATTACTTGAGAGGCCTCAAAGAAAACGTCATCATGGGAAGACTGATTCCTGCGGGTACGGGTCTACCAAACTATCGTTATCTCAACATGGAAGTCCATGACTCTGGTGTGATAGAAGAGGGTGGGTTGATGGAAAGCGTGCCTGTGGAACTTCTTGAGTCTGCTTAA
- a CDS encoding oxidoreductase codes for MTIGKKIRLIESRVIEATQETQDTWTLHFQTEDRNYLPGQFLSIDPKQFPELSELVAYLEAKKGKREVVRAYSMASAPHESTVSITIKPERFSPEHDDYPPLLSPFLASAAIKGRLVRFLGYTGPYTLPLDLPEHTDEVLHLAAGSGIVPNFSLLKDQLIQNRHPEVRHTLVYVNKTEEDTIFRTQIELLAHQYPDRFRYVPVLTREQKAGVFYGRPTLDLIRSLMNDPNRVLVYACGSEVSKWHRKKAEISGISPTPRFIESISHMMKEIGIDRKRFKFESYG; via the coding sequence ATGACTATTGGCAAGAAAATCAGGCTCATCGAATCTCGGGTTATCGAAGCGACTCAAGAAACTCAAGATACCTGGACCCTTCATTTTCAAACGGAGGACCGAAATTATTTGCCGGGTCAATTCTTGAGCATCGACCCCAAGCAATTTCCGGAACTCTCTGAACTCGTTGCCTACTTAGAAGCCAAAAAAGGAAAGCGTGAAGTGGTACGCGCTTATTCCATGGCTTCGGCACCTCATGAATCAACGGTATCAATTACCATCAAACCCGAAAGATTTTCCCCCGAACATGACGACTACCCCCCTCTCCTATCTCCATTTTTAGCTTCTGCTGCCATCAAAGGTCGCTTGGTTCGATTTTTAGGTTACACGGGGCCTTACACGCTGCCACTCGATCTACCTGAACACACCGATGAAGTTTTGCATCTAGCAGCTGGATCTGGCATTGTGCCCAATTTTTCTTTGTTAAAGGACCAATTAATTCAAAACCGGCATCCAGAAGTTCGGCATACTTTGGTTTACGTGAACAAAACCGAAGAAGATACGATATTTCGCACGCAGATTGAACTTTTGGCTCATCAGTATCCGGATCGATTTCGTTATGTTCCTGTCCTAACCCGAGAACAAAAAGCAGGCGTCTTTTATGGAAGACCCACTCTTGACTTGATTCGATCGCTCATGAACGATCCCAATCGAGTCCTCGTCTACGCTTGCGGCTCAGAAGTCTCCAAGTGGCATAGAAAAAAAGCAGAAATTTCTGGCATTTCACCGACTCCAAGATTTATTGAATCGATTTCTCACATGATGAAAGAAATTGGAATCGATCGAAAGCGATTCAAATTTGAATCTTATGGATGA
- a CDS encoding cell division protein ZapA, whose product MNSGEKRKVEVTLQGQRFQVRTEKSDAYLHGLANFVSSKLEEIKRAAKTASAHQMSLLLNMNLADQLFEKEEQLNRLKTNLALQAQNALLDVNTVLNMLPENAQGLDEEADQPV is encoded by the coding sequence ATGAATAGCGGCGAAAAACGAAAAGTTGAGGTGACTCTGCAAGGCCAACGCTTCCAGGTTCGGACGGAAAAGTCCGATGCTTACCTGCACGGTCTTGCAAATTTTGTCTCAAGCAAATTAGAAGAAATTAAACGAGCAGCGAAAACAGCTTCTGCGCATCAGATGTCTCTTTTGCTGAATATGAATTTAGCGGATCAGCTTTTTGAAAAAGAAGAACAGTTGAATCGCTTGAAAACGAATCTAGCACTCCAAGCTCAGAACGCTCTACTGGATGTCAATACCGTGCTGAACATGCTGCCTGAAAACGCTCAAGGGCTAGATGAAGAGGCCGATCAACCCGTTTAG
- a CDS encoding RMD1 family protein — MQVEITETQSSRRCSAYCTANSYQMKELLEHLQEQKALVTYFRSSHVIHHYEGEDKGDVFYFSNGTVVMWGLSIAEEQEILFRLRPFESDPVPEIEIEESRYSIGRVAKILRDDITIPNNDLVTKLAFAHGLAQSVKLEIFEKRMAKRIASMEDIPKDLAVKGRIQLSRKQLTRVMGELILERNSINLYSNVFDTPDFFWEHSELEPLYRMISQDLEVTARINVLNKRMDMLKDLVQVLNQEVNTRYSFLQEWVIILWITFEIVTTILADVLKIL; from the coding sequence ATGCAAGTAGAAATTACGGAAACACAAAGTTCTCGTCGGTGCAGTGCCTACTGTACAGCCAACAGTTACCAGATGAAGGAGCTCCTGGAGCATTTGCAAGAGCAAAAGGCTTTGGTGACGTATTTTCGAAGCAGTCACGTGATTCACCACTATGAAGGAGAAGACAAAGGGGACGTCTTCTATTTTTCGAATGGAACCGTGGTGATGTGGGGCCTTAGCATTGCTGAAGAGCAGGAGATCCTATTTCGATTACGGCCCTTTGAAAGCGACCCGGTGCCTGAAATCGAAATCGAAGAATCGCGTTACTCGATTGGTCGCGTCGCGAAGATTCTGAGAGATGACATCACGATTCCAAACAACGACTTGGTTACCAAATTGGCTTTTGCGCACGGTTTGGCTCAGTCTGTTAAGCTCGAAATCTTTGAAAAACGCATGGCGAAGCGAATCGCCAGCATGGAAGATATTCCCAAAGACTTAGCGGTCAAAGGTCGCATACAGCTTTCCAGAAAGCAGCTAACACGAGTCATGGGCGAGCTTATTTTGGAGCGAAACTCGATTAACTTGTACTCCAATGTTTTTGATACGCCGGATTTTTTCTGGGAGCATTCGGAATTGGAGCCGCTTTACCGAATGATTTCGCAGGACTTAGAAGTGACTGCGCGAATTAACGTCCTTAATAAGCGGATGGATATGCTCAAAGATTTGGTGCAGGTTTTAAATCAAGAAGTGAATACGCGCTATTCGTTCTTGCAAGAATGGGTCATTATTCTTTGGATCACCTTTGAAATTGTCACCACGATTTTGGCGGACGTGTTAAAAATCTTGTGA
- a CDS encoding DUF1566 domain-containing protein: MIRKNLKTQARCFRPARLLVFLILGQAAIAAWLNQSQITDTVANQALTQLVSNQTLPAAQQKQLFSTGLKALFAELTPAIQAMPDYTGQFVANCSIFMNTHIEHVLCEINSTTALGRPESCGQSSLLPLEYEHQITESAILLVSFYADWTGKTSLSSQSYAVRLFDRMPTCTVSASVSQTKPTLSQTLSKASSRNTLSLLGTLSHSFAQSLSPSQKHTPTLSDAESVTGSSSRTLSASQTASISVSQAPTRSQTLSKASSRNTLSLLGTLSHSFTESLSLSRKYTPTLSDAESISGSSSRTLSASQTLSSTQSFSPTLSPSALVVWNPEWANWQVTTGVYRDNANQTGRYLESVPGVITDRMTGLQWQKVGSAPAGNWTASKAYCANLFEFGLGDWRLPTHVELQTLVDYTMNCAGPSMDLDFFPGTQSSYYWSSDALQGYSESAWWVSYGNGAGYAGLVCSQGYSSCSSVPASGFTRCVRPLSAVREVDRYTFNSTQVLDTVTGLIWQRTVSGTYNWGGAQAYCTGLNLDGLSWRLPNIKELSTLLDVHVAYPGPTINSTAFPSTPQGTFWTSTRYSCVSPSYAWSVYFDFGLVGSDSVGDARFVRCVR, from the coding sequence GTGATTAGGAAAAATCTAAAAACCCAAGCACGGTGCTTTAGGCCGGCAAGGCTTTTAGTATTCTTGATTTTGGGACAAGCCGCCATTGCTGCCTGGCTTAATCAAAGCCAGATAACGGATACCGTGGCGAATCAGGCACTAACGCAGCTCGTTTCGAACCAGACATTGCCTGCCGCCCAGCAAAAACAATTGTTTTCGACCGGACTGAAGGCCTTGTTTGCCGAGCTGACCCCGGCGATTCAAGCGATGCCGGATTATACGGGCCAATTTGTGGCCAATTGTTCTATTTTCATGAACACTCACATCGAGCACGTTTTGTGTGAGATCAACTCCACCACCGCTTTGGGCAGACCGGAGAGTTGCGGACAAAGTTCCTTGCTTCCTTTGGAATACGAGCATCAAATTACCGAAAGCGCGATTTTATTGGTGAGTTTTTACGCGGATTGGACGGGTAAGACATCGTTATCCTCCCAGTCTTATGCGGTTCGTTTGTTCGATCGGATGCCAACGTGCACCGTGTCTGCGAGTGTTTCGCAAACAAAACCAACGCTCAGCCAAACCCTCAGCAAAGCCTCTTCTCGGAATACTTTGAGTTTGCTGGGTACGCTCAGTCACTCTTTTGCCCAAAGCTTAAGCCCGAGTCAAAAGCACACTCCTACCCTGAGTGATGCAGAGTCGGTCACGGGAAGCTCAAGCAGGACTCTCAGTGCCTCTCAAACTGCGTCTATAAGCGTTTCACAAGCACCAACACGGAGTCAAACCTTGAGCAAAGCCTCTTCCAGAAATACTTTGAGTTTGCTGGGTACGCTCAGTCATTCTTTCACCGAGAGCTTAAGCTTGAGTCGAAAGTATACTCCTACGCTGAGTGATGCGGAGTCGATTAGTGGAAGCTCAAGCAGGACTCTCAGTGCGTCCCAAACTTTGAGCTCTACCCAGTCGTTCAGCCCGACCCTCAGCCCCAGTGCTCTCGTGGTTTGGAACCCTGAGTGGGCGAATTGGCAAGTGACAACCGGTGTCTATCGAGATAACGCCAATCAAACGGGTCGCTACCTTGAATCGGTTCCAGGGGTTATCACGGATCGAATGACGGGTTTGCAGTGGCAAAAGGTAGGGAGTGCGCCTGCGGGCAATTGGACAGCTTCCAAGGCCTATTGTGCTAATTTGTTTGAGTTTGGGCTTGGAGACTGGCGTTTGCCCACACACGTGGAACTTCAAACCTTGGTGGATTATACGATGAATTGCGCTGGTCCCAGCATGGATCTGGATTTCTTCCCAGGCACGCAAAGCAGTTACTATTGGTCCTCCGACGCTTTACAGGGTTACTCTGAGAGTGCCTGGTGGGTGAGTTATGGCAACGGTGCCGGTTACGCGGGCCTTGTTTGTAGCCAGGGTTATAGTAGTTGTTCTTCAGTGCCTGCGAGTGGCTTTACGCGCTGTGTGCGACCCTTGTCGGCGGTTCGAGAGGTGGATCGTTATACTTTTAACAGCACACAGGTGTTAGACACGGTGACGGGCTTGATTTGGCAGCGAACGGTTTCTGGAACTTACAACTGGGGTGGGGCCCAGGCTTATTGTACGGGTTTGAATCTGGATGGTTTGAGCTGGCGTCTTCCGAATATCAAAGAGTTATCGACGCTTCTGGATGTTCACGTGGCATATCCGGGTCCGACCATCAACTCGACGGCTTTTCCGAGTACACCGCAGGGCACCTTTTGGACATCAACGCGTTATTCGTGTGTGTCCCCGTCCTATGCGTGGAGCGTGTATTTCGATTTTGGACTCGTCGGCTCAGATAGCGTCGGCGATGCGCGCTTTGTTCGGTGCGTGCGTTGA